Proteins from one Nitrobacteraceae bacterium AZCC 2146 genomic window:
- a CDS encoding 3-isopropylmalate/(R)-2-methylmalate dehydratase small subunit (product_source=KO:K01704; cath_funfam=3.20.19.10; cog=COG0066; ko=KO:K01704; pfam=PF00694; superfamily=52016; tigrfam=TIGR00171): MDKFTTLEGVAAPLKIINVDTDMIIPKQYLKTIKRTGLGKGLFSEQRYKDDGSENPDFILNKPAYRNAKIMVAGDNFGCGSSREHAPWALLDFGIRCVISTSFGDIFYNNCFKNGVLPIRVSQEDLDKLFDDAERGANATVTIDLPNQEIRGPDGGTVKFEIDAFRKHCLINGLDDIGLTMEKKASIDSYEAKAKTARAWA; this comes from the coding sequence ATGGACAAATTCACCACGCTGGAAGGCGTCGCGGCGCCGCTGAAGATCATCAATGTCGATACCGACATGATTATTCCGAAGCAGTACCTGAAGACCATCAAGCGCACCGGGCTCGGCAAGGGCCTGTTCTCGGAACAGCGCTACAAGGACGATGGCAGCGAGAACCCGGATTTCATCCTCAACAAGCCGGCCTATCGCAACGCCAAGATCATGGTCGCCGGCGACAATTTTGGCTGCGGCTCGAGCCGCGAGCATGCGCCGTGGGCGCTGCTGGATTTCGGCATCCGCTGCGTGATCTCGACCTCGTTCGGCGACATCTTCTACAACAACTGCTTCAAGAACGGCGTGCTGCCGATCCGCGTCTCGCAAGAGGATCTCGACAAGCTGTTTGACGACGCCGAGCGCGGCGCCAACGCCACCGTCACCATCGACCTGCCGAATCAGGAAATCCGCGGCCCCGACGGCGGCACTGTGAAGTTCGAGATCGACGCATTCCGCAAGCATTGCCTGATCAACGGTCTCGACGACATCGGCCTGACCATGGAAAAGAAGGCCTCGATCGACAGCTACGAGGCGAAGGCAAAGACCGCGCGCGCCTGGGCCTGA
- a CDS encoding 3-isopropylmalate dehydrogenase (product_source=KO:K00052; cath_funfam=3.40.718.10; cog=COG0473; ko=KO:K00052; pfam=PF00180; smart=SM01329; superfamily=53659; tigrfam=TIGR00169): MATHKLLLLPGDGIGPEVMAEVKRLIDWFNAQGIAHFETENGLVGGAAYDADKLAITDATMAKADAADAIIFGAVGGPKWDSVPYEARPEAGLLRLRKDLGLFANLRPAVCYPALAESSSLKREVVEGLDIMIVRELTGGVYFGEPKTITDLGNGQKRAIDTQVYDTYEIERIARVAFDLARKRGNKVTSMEKRNVMKSGVLWNEVVTQVHGREYKDVTLEHQLADSGGMNLVKWPKQFDVIVTDNLFGDMLSDIAAMLTGSLGMLPSASLGEVDAKTGKRKAMYEPVHGSAPDIAGTGKANPLAMIASFGMALRYSLEMGDAADKVDQAIASVLAKGLRTADIKSEGSTVVSTSGMGEALLTELQALHK; the protein is encoded by the coding sequence ATGGCAACGCACAAACTGCTGCTCCTCCCCGGCGACGGCATCGGCCCCGAAGTGATGGCGGAGGTGAAGCGCCTGATCGACTGGTTCAACGCGCAGGGCATCGCGCATTTCGAGACCGAGAACGGCCTCGTCGGCGGCGCGGCTTATGACGCGGACAAGCTCGCCATCACCGACGCGACCATGGCCAAAGCAGATGCCGCCGACGCCATCATCTTCGGCGCGGTGGGCGGGCCGAAATGGGACAGCGTGCCATACGAGGCTCGGCCAGAGGCCGGATTGCTGCGGCTGCGCAAGGATCTCGGCCTGTTCGCCAACCTGCGGCCGGCGGTGTGCTATCCGGCGCTGGCGGAATCCTCCAGCCTGAAGCGCGAGGTGGTCGAGGGCCTCGACATCATGATCGTCCGCGAATTGACCGGCGGCGTGTATTTCGGCGAGCCGAAGACCATCACCGATCTCGGCAACGGCCAGAAGCGCGCCATCGATACCCAAGTTTACGACACCTACGAGATCGAGCGCATCGCGCGGGTTGCTTTTGATCTTGCGCGCAAGCGCGGCAACAAGGTCACCTCGATGGAGAAGCGCAACGTCATGAAGTCCGGCGTGCTCTGGAACGAGGTCGTCACGCAGGTTCATGGCCGCGAATACAAGGACGTCACGCTGGAGCACCAGCTCGCCGATTCCGGCGGCATGAATCTGGTGAAGTGGCCGAAGCAGTTTGACGTCATCGTGACGGACAATCTGTTCGGCGACATGCTGAGCGACATCGCGGCGATGCTGACGGGATCGTTGGGCATGCTGCCCTCCGCGTCGCTCGGCGAGGTCGACGCCAAGACCGGCAAGCGCAAGGCGATGTACGAGCCGGTGCACGGTTCGGCGCCGGATATCGCCGGCACCGGCAAGGCGAATCCGCTGGCGATGATCGCCTCGTTCGGGATGGCGCTGCGCTATTCGCTGGAAATGGGCGACGCCGCCGACAAGGTCGACCAGGCCATCGCCTCGGTGCTCGCCAAGGGCCTGCGCACGGCAGATATCAAGTCGGAAGGTTCTACCGTGGTGAGTACGTCGGGCATGGGCGAAGCGCTGCTGACGGAACTGCAGGCGCTGCATAAGTAA
- a CDS encoding putative MFS family arabinose efflux permease (product_source=COG2814; cath_funfam=1.20.1250.20; cog=COG2814; pfam=PF06779; superfamily=103473; transmembrane_helix_parts=Inside_1_12,TMhelix_13_35,Outside_36_49,TMhelix_50_72,Inside_73_78,TMhelix_79_101,Outside_102_110,TMhelix_111_133,Inside_134_139,TMhelix_140_162,Outside_163_171,TMhelix_172_194,Inside_195_214,TMhelix_215_237,Outside_238_246,TMhelix_247_269,Inside_270_275,TMhelix_276_298,Outside_299_303,TMhelix_304_326,Inside_327_338,TMhelix_339_361,Outside_362_365,TMhelix_366_388,Inside_389_395), translated as MTAPISSPSPAQSVRLILILSLAPAIGLGVGRFAYSLVLPDMRDALGWSYSAAGFMNTINAGGYLAGALAAARLSQQFGLFAVVRAGTIACVVSLLICGLSGNFAVLSFARLLTGFGAALAFVAGGALAATIGQSQPARSSFLLSLFYAGPGLGIVLSGLIAPFLLQGFGPGSWWIVWLVLTVTCGLLTLPLLVKSIDASAGLSNAASPPFALRPVWIYLVSYFLFGAGYIAYMTFMIAYVRDAGGSAAAQSAFWCLIGASAFASPWVWRGVLERGRSGSATAIILGVNAVGAAMPLFGHSALLLGASALVFGVAFFAVVASTTAFVRFNYPPDAWPKAIAAITIVFGIGQTLGPIAVGAITDATGSLTSALVVSAAALAIGAIAAMFQRPLSSR; from the coding sequence GTGACAGCCCCCATTTCCTCCCCGTCGCCCGCGCAGTCCGTGCGGCTGATCCTGATCCTGTCGCTGGCGCCAGCGATCGGGCTCGGCGTCGGCCGCTTCGCCTATTCGCTGGTGCTGCCGGACATGCGCGACGCGCTGGGATGGAGCTATTCCGCGGCAGGTTTCATGAACACCATCAATGCCGGCGGCTATCTCGCAGGTGCGTTGGCCGCGGCGCGACTGAGCCAGCAATTCGGCCTGTTTGCGGTGGTGCGGGCGGGCACCATCGCCTGCGTGGTCTCGCTGTTGATCTGCGGACTGTCGGGGAATTTTGCAGTGCTCAGTTTTGCGCGGCTGCTGACTGGCTTTGGCGCAGCGCTCGCCTTTGTCGCGGGCGGGGCGCTCGCTGCCACCATCGGGCAGTCGCAGCCGGCGCGATCAAGCTTCCTGCTGAGTTTGTTTTACGCCGGTCCGGGACTTGGCATCGTGCTGTCCGGGCTGATCGCGCCGTTCCTGCTGCAGGGGTTTGGACCGGGTTCGTGGTGGATCGTCTGGCTGGTGCTGACCGTGACGTGCGGCCTGCTGACGCTGCCGCTGCTGGTGAAATCGATCGATGCGTCGGCGGGCCTTTCAAACGCGGCGTCGCCACCGTTCGCGCTGCGTCCGGTGTGGATCTATCTCGTCAGCTATTTCCTGTTTGGCGCCGGCTATATCGCCTACATGACCTTCATGATCGCCTATGTGCGCGACGCCGGCGGCAGTGCGGCTGCACAGAGCGCGTTCTGGTGTCTGATCGGCGCCAGCGCCTTTGCCTCGCCATGGGTCTGGCGCGGTGTGCTTGAGCGCGGCCGTAGCGGCAGCGCCACTGCGATCATTCTCGGCGTCAACGCGGTGGGCGCAGCGATGCCGCTGTTCGGCCATTCAGCACTGCTGCTCGGGGCATCCGCGCTGGTGTTCGGGGTCGCCTTCTTCGCGGTGGTCGCCTCCACCACGGCGTTCGTGCGCTTCAACTATCCGCCGGATGCCTGGCCGAAGGCGATCGCTGCGATTACCATCGTGTTCGGCATCGGCCAGACACTGGGCCCGATTGCAGTCGGCGCGATCACCGACGCAACGGGGAGCCTGACATCGGCGCTTGTCGTGTCAGCGGCGGCGCTGGCGATCGGCGCGATAGCGGCGATGTTTCAGCGGCCGCTCAGCTCCCGCTGA
- a CDS encoding hypothetical protein (product_source=Hypo-rule applied; superfamily=52540): MIPDVVTFWHGPLDALRLLCLKSQVAAGHRVTLYSFVPLQDLPDGVTNADAELVLPRAFAERLRPSGPGGSWRDWTTLQFSDFFRMRLMARSAGLWLDADVLLLKPIAIDPSKPYFAWEKPRQLGNSVLYLPPGDPIIAAFDALMQQDELTPDWLALRHRLTFGWRKWRGGSQRLSDIRVAIFGPAALTALARRFGYAHHALPKKSFYSIHAEPKRFFEPSDFKRLVDDPEILGFHISPKGRGGETPIPGSFYHWATQQIGVNPG; the protein is encoded by the coding sequence GTGATCCCCGACGTCGTCACCTTCTGGCACGGCCCGCTCGATGCGCTGCGCCTGCTGTGCCTGAAATCGCAGGTCGCCGCCGGCCACCGCGTTACGCTCTACAGTTTTGTACCATTGCAAGATTTGCCGGATGGCGTGACCAATGCCGACGCCGAGTTGGTGTTGCCGCGTGCCTTTGCGGAGCGGCTGCGGCCTTCAGGTCCCGGTGGCAGCTGGCGCGACTGGACCACGCTGCAATTCAGCGATTTCTTCCGGATGCGATTGATGGCCCGCAGCGCCGGGCTCTGGCTCGACGCCGACGTGCTGTTGCTGAAGCCGATCGCGATCGATCCTTCAAAACCTTACTTCGCCTGGGAGAAGCCGCGGCAGCTCGGCAATTCGGTTTTGTATTTGCCGCCCGGTGATCCGATCATCGCGGCGTTTGATGCGCTGATGCAGCAGGACGAGCTGACGCCGGATTGGCTGGCGCTGCGGCATCGGCTGACATTCGGCTGGCGCAAGTGGCGCGGCGGCTCGCAGCGCCTTAGCGATATCCGCGTCGCGATCTTTGGCCCGGCGGCGCTGACTGCATTGGCGCGGCGCTTTGGTTATGCGCACCACGCGCTGCCGAAGAAATCGTTCTACTCGATTCACGCCGAGCCAAAACGGTTCTTCGAGCCGTCGGATTTTAAGAGGCTGGTCGATGATCCAGAGATTCTCGGCTTTCACATTTCGCCGAAGGGGCGCGGTGGCGAGACGCCGATCCCCGGCAGTTTCTATCACTGGGCGACGCAGCAGATCGGCGTAAATCCGGGATAG
- a CDS encoding carbonic anhydrase (product_source=KO:K01673; cath_funfam=3.40.1050.10; cog=COG0288; ko=KO:K01673; pfam=PF00484; smart=SM00947; superfamily=53056) — protein MTSFPQHLISGYQAFTSQRLPTEQSRYRELSERGQSPEVMVIGCCDSRVSPEVIFDASPGELFVVRNIANLVPVYAPDGGAHGVSAALEYAVQVLKVKHIVVLGHAQCGGIRAFIDNAAPLSPGDFIGRWMSMFIKPDEKVEIRDHETIVDFATRIEKAAVFRSLENLMTFPFVRAAVERSELELHGAYFGVAVGSLSVLDPVAKEFRPVTDNTVT, from the coding sequence ATGACATCCTTTCCGCAGCATCTGATCTCCGGCTACCAGGCCTTTACGTCGCAGCGCCTGCCCACCGAGCAGTCGCGCTACCGCGAACTGTCCGAGCGCGGTCAGTCGCCGGAAGTGATGGTGATCGGCTGCTGCGATTCCCGGGTGTCGCCGGAGGTCATCTTCGATGCCAGCCCGGGTGAATTGTTCGTGGTGAGGAACATCGCCAATCTCGTTCCGGTCTACGCGCCAGACGGCGGCGCCCACGGCGTCTCGGCGGCACTCGAATATGCCGTCCAGGTGCTGAAGGTGAAGCACATCGTCGTGCTTGGCCACGCACAATGCGGCGGCATTCGCGCCTTTATCGACAACGCCGCGCCGCTGTCGCCGGGCGATTTCATCGGCCGCTGGATGTCGATGTTCATCAAGCCGGACGAGAAGGTTGAGATCCGCGACCACGAGACGATCGTGGATTTCGCCACAAGGATCGAAAAGGCCGCGGTGTTCCGCAGCCTGGAAAACCTGATGACGTTTCCGTTCGTACGCGCTGCGGTGGAGCGCAGCGAGCTGGAACTGCACGGCGCCTATTTCGGCGTCGCCGTGGGATCGCTGTCGGTGCTCGATCCCGTCGCGAAGGAATTTCGGCCGGTGACGGATAATACGGTGACCTGA
- a CDS encoding aspartate-semialdehyde dehydrogenase (product_source=KO:K00133; cath_funfam=3.30.360.10,3.40.50.720; cog=COG0136; ko=KO:K00133; pfam=PF01118,PF02774; superfamily=51735,55347; tigrfam=TIGR01296) yields MGYKVALVGATGNVGREMLNILDERKFPADEVVALASRRSMGVEVSYGDRTLKCKALENYDFSDVDICLMSAGGAVSKEWSPKIGAAGAVVIDNSSTWRMDPDVPLIVPEVNADAVSGFAKKNIIANPNCSTAQLVVALKPLHDKAVIKRVVVSTYQSVSGAGKDAMDELFSQTKAVYTNSELINKKFPKRIAFNVIPEIDVFMEDGFTKEEWKMMMETKKILDPKIKLTATCVRVPVFVGHSEAVNIEFENPISADEARDILRNAPGCLVIDKREPGGYVTPYEAAGEDATYISRIREDATVENGLVLWCVSDNLRKGAALNAIQIAECLINRKLITAKKKAA; encoded by the coding sequence ATGGGTTACAAAGTCGCGCTGGTCGGAGCGACCGGCAATGTCGGGCGTGAAATGCTCAACATCCTGGATGAACGCAAATTCCCTGCTGACGAGGTGGTGGCGCTCGCGTCGCGCCGCAGCATGGGCGTCGAAGTCTCCTATGGCGACCGCACCCTGAAATGCAAAGCGCTCGAAAATTACGATTTCAGCGACGTCGATATCTGCCTGATGTCGGCAGGCGGCGCCGTGTCCAAGGAATGGTCGCCAAAGATCGGCGCGGCCGGCGCCGTCGTGATCGACAATTCGTCGACGTGGCGGATGGACCCCGACGTGCCGCTGATCGTGCCGGAAGTAAATGCCGATGCGGTTTCGGGCTTCGCGAAGAAGAACATCATTGCCAACCCGAACTGCTCGACGGCGCAACTCGTGGTCGCCTTGAAGCCGCTGCACGACAAGGCGGTGATCAAGCGCGTCGTGGTGTCGACCTATCAGTCCGTCTCCGGCGCCGGCAAAGATGCCATGGACGAGCTGTTTTCGCAGACCAAGGCCGTCTACACCAACAGCGAGCTGATCAATAAGAAGTTTCCGAAGCGGATCGCCTTCAACGTGATCCCGGAGATCGACGTCTTCATGGAAGACGGCTTCACCAAGGAAGAGTGGAAGATGATGATGGAGACCAAGAAAATTCTTGATCCCAAAATCAAGCTGACCGCGACCTGCGTTCGCGTGCCGGTGTTCGTCGGCCATTCCGAAGCGGTCAACATCGAATTCGAGAACCCGATCTCGGCCGATGAAGCCCGCGACATCCTGCGCAACGCGCCGGGCTGCCTGGTGATCGACAAGCGCGAGCCCGGCGGCTACGTCACGCCGTATGAAGCCGCTGGCGAGGACGCCACCTACATCAGCCGCATCCGCGAGGATGCCACGGTGGAGAACGGCCTCGTGCTGTGGTGCGTCTCGGACAACCTGCGCAAGGGCGCGGCGCTGAACGCGATCCAGATCGCGGAATGCCTGATCAACCGCAAGCTGATCACCGCGAAGAAGAAAGCGGCGTAA
- a CDS encoding citrate lyase subunit beta/citryl-CoA lyase (product_source=KO:K01644; cath_funfam=3.20.20.60; cog=COG2301; ko=KO:K01644; pfam=PF03328; superfamily=51621): MIRPRRSLLFMPGSNPRALEKARTLPADGIILDLEDAVAPDAKASARDAIAQAVTAGGFGKREVLIRINALDSPWWIDDVTMAGKAKPDGILVPKISSVEDLSAIADRLSDINADMSIKVWAMIETSRAILHAEEIAASSRDSETRLAGFVFGPNDIARETRIRMMPGRAAMIPMITHCILATRLHGLEILDGPYSDFSNAAGFAEEATQGRDIGFDGKTLIHPGQIEACNKIFTPPAEEVAQARRIIAAFEQPDNAKRGAIQLDGKMVERLHADMAKRTIAISDAIAAMGN, encoded by the coding sequence ATGATCCGTCCGCGCCGCAGTCTGCTGTTCATGCCGGGCTCCAACCCGCGCGCGCTGGAAAAGGCGCGTACCTTGCCCGCTGACGGCATCATCCTCGACCTCGAGGACGCCGTGGCACCGGATGCCAAGGCCAGCGCCCGCGATGCCATCGCTCAGGCGGTAACCGCCGGCGGCTTCGGCAAACGCGAGGTGCTGATCCGCATCAACGCGCTGGATTCGCCGTGGTGGATCGACGACGTCACCATGGCCGGCAAGGCCAAACCCGACGGCATCCTGGTGCCAAAAATCTCCAGCGTCGAAGACCTCTCTGCCATCGCCGACCGGCTCAGCGACATCAATGCCGACATGTCGATCAAGGTCTGGGCGATGATCGAGACGTCGCGCGCGATCCTGCACGCGGAGGAGATTGCCGCGTCGTCGCGGGATTCCGAGACGCGGCTGGCCGGCTTCGTGTTCGGGCCGAACGACATCGCCCGCGAGACGCGCATTCGCATGATGCCCGGCCGCGCCGCTATGATCCCGATGATCACCCACTGCATTCTGGCCACCCGCCTGCATGGGCTGGAAATCCTCGACGGCCCCTACAGTGACTTCAGCAATGCCGCAGGCTTTGCCGAAGAGGCGACGCAGGGCCGCGACATCGGCTTCGACGGCAAGACCCTGATCCACCCCGGCCAGATCGAGGCCTGCAACAAAATCTTCACGCCGCCGGCGGAGGAAGTCGCGCAGGCGCGCCGCATCATCGCGGCGTTCGAACAGCCGGACAACGCCAAGCGCGGCGCGATCCAGCTCGATGGCAAGATGGTTGAGCGGCTGCACGCCGACATGGCAAAACGCACCATCGCGATTTCGGATGCGATTGCCGCGATGGGGAATTGA
- a CDS encoding hypothetical protein (product_source=Hypo-rule applied; cleavage_site_network=SignalP-noTM; transmembrane_helix_parts=Outside_1_9,TMhelix_10_32,Inside_33_125), with translation MTLKFPVAKTFAVLLAAVAVIATGFAATPADAAKRKARVYDRGVAYSSHGPNVSYQAGPRTRVYVTKRSWLDAGVEVLPGDRKFNDYAYPPGYSFARENLNRPLDRQPLNTQWDLGGYPERFPLY, from the coding sequence ATGACCTTGAAATTCCCCGTCGCGAAGACGTTTGCCGTGTTGCTCGCGGCGGTTGCCGTGATCGCGACCGGTTTTGCTGCCACGCCGGCAGATGCCGCCAAGCGCAAGGCTCGCGTTTACGACCGCGGCGTTGCCTACAGTTCGCATGGCCCGAACGTGTCGTATCAGGCCGGTCCGCGCACCCGCGTTTACGTCACCAAGCGCTCCTGGCTCGATGCCGGCGTCGAAGTGCTGCCGGGTGACCGCAAGTTCAACGATTACGCCTATCCGCCCGGCTACTCGTTCGCGCGCGAAAACCTGAATCGCCCGCTGGACCGCCAGCCGCTCAACACGCAGTGGGATCTCGGTGGCTATCCCGAGCGCTTCCCGCTGTATTGA
- a CDS encoding hypothetical protein (product_source=Hypo-rule applied; transmembrane_helix_parts=Inside_1_29,TMhelix_30_52,Outside_53_268), giving the protein MRSIRASRHPRPAAGIHPALQSFADECGAVAVRLLAYMGGLALLVIVAVTLFDGVELEAATEPAAKAGWSEATRSHPAFAVSQFDSSGKTEAYEIFRHAEGGRKDVLRWAASGEKPVAELELYRPGAEASQAGPPADEIATRMDPGGVREIAGEGIIDSKFGPVALLGFADRLNDARRCLGFVKNLDAANLRISGWSCQGDSLPARRAAIACTLNRLVLLTARNDPKLAELFAHAELKRGSCATGSTLSATSADWVTGAQNPLLRGSL; this is encoded by the coding sequence ATGCGTTCAATTCGGGCTTCGCGCCACCCAAGGCCTGCCGCCGGCATTCATCCGGCCTTGCAGAGCTTCGCTGACGAGTGCGGCGCCGTTGCCGTGCGTCTGCTGGCCTATATGGGTGGTTTGGCGCTGCTTGTCATCGTCGCCGTCACCCTGTTCGACGGCGTCGAACTGGAGGCGGCCACGGAGCCCGCCGCCAAGGCCGGCTGGAGTGAGGCTACCCGCTCGCACCCGGCCTTTGCCGTCAGTCAGTTCGATTCGTCAGGTAAAACAGAAGCTTATGAGATTTTTCGGCATGCCGAGGGCGGCCGCAAGGACGTGTTGCGCTGGGCAGCTTCGGGCGAAAAGCCGGTCGCCGAGCTGGAATTGTACCGTCCCGGCGCGGAAGCCAGCCAGGCCGGGCCTCCCGCGGATGAAATCGCCACGCGGATGGACCCCGGTGGCGTCAGGGAAATCGCCGGCGAGGGCATCATCGACAGCAAATTCGGCCCGGTGGCGCTGCTCGGCTTCGCCGACCGGCTGAATGACGCCAGGCGCTGCCTCGGCTTCGTGAAAAACCTCGATGCGGCCAATCTGCGGATTTCCGGCTGGTCCTGCCAGGGCGACAGCCTGCCGGCGCGCCGCGCAGCCATCGCCTGCACCCTCAACCGGCTGGTGCTGCTGACCGCCCGCAACGATCCGAAACTGGCGGAATTATTCGCCCATGCCGAGTTGAAGCGCGGCAGCTGCGCCACCGGGTCGACGCTGTCGGCGACCTCGGCCGATTGGGTCACCGGCGCCCAGAACCCGCTGCTGCGCGGCAGCCTGTGA